The Hymenobacter swuensis DY53 genome includes the window GCCGTGACGACGTGGGTGCCGGCCATGCCGTCCACGGCCACCACCGTCAGGCACACGCCGTCGTGGGCCACGCTCTGGTCGATTTTCAGCTCCTGGGCAAAGCCCGACTGCACGGTGAAGTGAATATTGGAGTTTTCGCGGCGTACATCCGTAATGGTGCCGAGGGTTTCAATGATGCCGGTAAACACGGGTTACAATGTGTTGAATGTGGTAGATGTGGGGAATGTGCTGGCATGTGTAACCTGAAACGGGCGGTTAAGATTGGGCGAGGGAGCAATACAGCGGCACATTCTCCGCATTCCGCACATTAACTCCTACTTACCTCGCCCCTCCACAATGATTTTGAGCGTGTAGAGCAGCACCCGGAAGTCCATGGCCAAGCTCATATTTTCGATGTATAGGATGTCGAATTTGAGGCGCTCGACCATCTGGGCCACGGTTTCGGCGTAGCCGTACTTCACTTGGCCGAGGCTGGTGAGGCCGGGGCGCACACGGTGCAGGTGGCGGTAGTGGGGCGCAATCTGCACAATCTGGTCGATGAAGAAGCGGCGCTCCGGGCGCGGCCCCACGATGCTCATGTCGCCCTTGATGACGTTCCAGAACTGGGGCAACTCATCGAGGCGCACCTTACGCATGAAGCGGCCCCAGGGCGTGATGCGCGGGTCGTGGTCGGAGCTGAGGGCGGGGCCCTGCTTTTCGGCATCCACGTACATGGAGCGAAACTTATAGATGCGGAACGGCTGCGCGTACCGCCCAATGCGTTCCTGCGAGTAAAATACCGGCCCCGGCGACGACAACCTCACCATGATAGCCGTGAAGGCGTACACCGGCCAGGCCAGCAGCAGAAACAGGCAGGAAGCAACCACGTCAATCAGGCGCTTGAGCACCTTCTGCCAGAGCGGCAGCAGATCCTGCTTGATTTCGATGAGCGGAGTGCCGAATACATGGCTCACTTTCACCGAGCCCAACAGCATCTGATACAGATCGGGCAGGATGCTGATGCGCACGGGCGAGCCTTCCAGCAGCGTCAGAATTTCCTCGATAACGCGGTGTTCCGAGGGCTCAATTGCAATGACAATCTGCTCTACGTGCAGGGCCCGGATGAGGGCCGGCAGGCGGCGGTACGAGCCCCGGGCCGGCAGCTCGGCAGCCAGCATTTCATCCACCGTATCGCCTAGGGGCGTGAAGCCTACCAGCTGCAGGCCCAGGTGGCGGCCGGTACGCTGCAACTCGTGAAACGTGTCGCGGGCTAGGGCCCCGGAACCCACCAGCAAGGTATTAAAGGAAATAACGCCCCCACGTACCAGCCGCTGCACGCTGCTCACGGCCCAGAGGCGCAGCACAGCTGTGATGGTAAAATGCAGCAGGAAGTAGGCC containing:
- a CDS encoding sugar transferase — translated: MIRTLQKLKLIAADFGAALLAWVCFFLLRKYLLREISAEYHFAADAAFLSGSALMIAAFWTGLYALLGEYNDIFRKSRLAEVIRLGRVSLLGAVLIFFVLLLDDQGVQNYRSYYKTISAYFLLHFTITAVLRLWAVSSVQRLVRGGVISFNTLLVGSGALARDTFHELQRTGRHLGLQLVGFTPLGDTVDEMLAAELPARGSYRRLPALIRALHVEQIVIAIEPSEHRVIEEILTLLEGSPVRISILPDLYQMLLGSVKVSHVFGTPLIEIKQDLLPLWQKVLKRLIDVVASCLFLLLAWPVYAFTAIMVRLSSPGPVFYSQERIGRYAQPFRIYKFRSMYVDAEKQGPALSSDHDPRITPWGRFMRKVRLDELPQFWNVIKGDMSIVGPRPERRFFIDQIVQIAPHYRHLHRVRPGLTSLGQVKYGYAETVAQMVERLKFDILYIENMSLAMDFRVLLYTLKIIVEGRGK